From a region of the Panicum virgatum strain AP13 chromosome 2K, P.virgatum_v5, whole genome shotgun sequence genome:
- the LOC120665739 gene encoding uncharacterized protein LOC120665739 isoform X4: MWRRCRRLAMKMSCFTPPGEPSSVRHGFSTQCTPVHYGTRSRSSSLGATSSAAAARAISTAKGPHVQDSEEDEDEEEEEEEQEDSYGKQFEIGPSLLQDAPPAMELEEVSFQFLEEITDGFSEERRLGEGAFGVVYKGVTKNGGVVAVKKLKYPDVDPEYMQFKNEFDHLKKLRHPNIVQILGYCYETQKKPFIMDDRTKVTTEEIYAALCLEYLDNGSLQKHLSDKFCELDWHTRFKIIKGTCEGLKYIHDKLEEPIYHLDIKPANILLDKDMVPKIADFGLSRIIGKEQICKAKDRYGTPGYQPPEHIETGEISRKFDIFSLGIVIIKIVSGPEGYAIYLDGMSTDEFNKDEFINQVRKDWRNRLQATYRDDFSIEAYCHQVEACTQIAVNCVEKDKQKRPDILKITEMLNEIEIDVGQLRRKRCHITVSAAISHTKNMRKESEDITGEHKNVNLMTGPSCSELLEFVHAPEKHIVGRTEEKLEFVHAPEKNIVGRTEEKVEFVHAPEKRIVGRTEEKVKIMASLVEGVSRKITILPIYGMGGIGKTTFARLIYDDSKFDYYSKVWVNVSQRFDLNTILKTINSQLSGKESPSNKRSLSELLSDKNILIVLDDLWEDNQFMLKELKDKLYHDKSNITILVTTRSERVAEIMCTNLQPYKILPLTDEMCWDIIKQRSGFEDRDDKEQLMGIGREIAQKCGGMPLAALSLGFTLRSMNFDLWMKVNDSDIWNESFSNELSVPNPVLPSLKLSYSHISSPCLKQCFIYCSTFPKGHEMLKDDLIYQWISLDFIKPTKLHSNIELGEKYIVQLLGLSFLSFLQQSVSTEKLVNDGECDEELESDEERDEELESDEESDEELETDDESVEELESDEENHQEELESDEKNEE; the protein is encoded by the exons ATGTGGAGGAGATGCCGCCGCTTGGCAATGAAGATGAGCTGCTTCACACCTCCAGGCGAGCCTTCGTCGGTACGCCATGGCTTCTCCACACAGTGCACTCCCGTGCACTATGGGACTAGGTCCCGTAGTTCCTCTTTGGGGGCAACATCTTCCGCGGCTGCTGCACGAGCTATCTCCACAGCCAAAGGCCCACATGTGCAAGATTCcgaggaggatgaggacgaggaggaggaggaagaggagcaggaGGATTCTTATGGCAAACAGTTTGAAATTGGGCCGTCGCTGCTTCAGGATGCCCCTCCAGCTATGGAGCTAGAGGAAGTATCATTTCAATTCTTAGAAGAAATTACGGATGGTTTTTCTGAGGAGCGGAGACTTGGTGAAGGAGCATTTGGAGTTGTTTACAAG GGAGTGACTAAAAACGGTGGTGTTGTTGCTGTGAAGAAACTGAAGTATCCTGATGTCGATCCGGAATATATGCAGTTCAAAAATGAGTTTGACCACCTCAAGAAACTTAGGCATCCGAACATTGTACAGATTCTTGGCTATTGCTACGAAACACAGAAAAAACCTTTTATCATGGATGACCGAACTAAGGTGACCACTGAGGAGATATATGCAGCACTCTGCTTGGAGTATTTGGACAATGGGAGCCTTCAAAAGCATCTTTCTG ACAAGTTTTGTGAACTTGACTGGCACACAAGGTTCAAAATAATTAAGGGGACTTGTGAGGGTCTAAAGTATATTCATGACAAGCTGGAAGAACCTATTTACCACCTGGACATAAAACCTGCCAACATATTGCTCGATAAGGACATGGTGCCAAAGATTGCTGATTTTGGTTTGTCAAGGATCATTGGTAAAGAACAAATATGTAAGGCAAAAGATCGATATGGAACACC TGGTTACCAGCCACCGGAACACATCGAGACAGGTGAAATCTCCAGAAAGTTTGACATATTCAGCTTGGGTATAGTAATTATAAAGATAGTGTCAGGACCTGAAGGCTACGCCATATATCTGGACGGCATGTCTACGGATGAGTTTAATAAGGATGAGTTTATTAATCAA GTCCGAAAAGATTGGAGGAATAGGTTGCAGGCAACTTATAGAGATGATTTTTCGATTGAAGCATATTGCCACCAAGTAGAGGCATGCACTCAGATAGCGGTGAACTGTGTGGAGAAAGATAAGCAGAAAAGGCCAGATATATTGAAGATCACTGAAATGCTGAATGAGATTGAAATTGATGTTGGCCAG CTTCGCCGTAAAAGATGTCACATAACAGTTTCTGCAGCGATCTCGCATACCAAAAATATGCGAAAGGAATCAGAGGATATCACAGGTGAACACAAGAATGTTAATTTGATGACAGGACCTAGTTGCAGTGAACTACTGGAATTTGTTCATGCACCAGAAAAGCACATTGTAGGGAGGACAGAAGAGAAATTGGAATTTGTTCATGCACCAGAAAAGAACATTGTAGGGAGGACAGAAGAGAAAGTGGAATTTGTTCATGCACCAGAAAAGCGCATTGTAGGGAGGACAGAAGAGAAAGTGAAAATTATGGCTTCTTTAGTTGAGGGCGTGTCAAGGAAGATAACAATCCTTCCTATATATGGTATGGGAGGAATTGGTAAGACAACTTTTGCAAGACTAATTTACGATGATTCAAAGTTTGATTATTATTCTAAAGTATGGGTCAATGTGTCCCAGAGATTTGACCTGAATACAATTCTTAAGACTATAAATTCACAGCTATCTGGAAAAGAAAGCCCGTCTAATAAAAGAAGCCTCTCAGAGCTACTTTCAGATAAGAATATTTTGATTGTTTTAGATGACCTATGGGAGGACAATCAGTTCATGCTGAAAGAGTTGAAGGATAAACTATATCATGATAAGAGCAACATAACTATTTTGGTAACAACACGCAGCGAACGTGTTGCGGAGATAATGTGTACTAACCTTCAACCATACAAGATATTACCATTGACAGATGAAATGTGCTGGGATATAATTAAACAAAGAAGTGGTTTTGAAGATAGAGACGACAAAGAACAGTTGATGGGTATAGGACGGGAGATTGCCCAGAAGTGTGGTGGTATGCCTTTAGCAGCTCTATCTCTTGGCTTCACTTTACGGTCCATGAATTTTGATCTATGGATGAAAGTGAATGACAGTGATATCTGGAATGAATCTTTTTCGAATGAGCTCTCTGTGCCAAATCCTGTTCTTCCATCTTTGAAGTTAAGTTATAGCCATATATCGTCCCCATGCTTAAAGCAATGCTTTATCTACTGTTCAACATTTCCAAAAGGTCACGAGATGCTCAAAGATGATCTAATTTACCAATGGATTTCTTTGGATTTCATCAAGCCAACAAAGCTACACTCCAATATCGAGCTTGGTGAAAAGTATATTGTGCAGCTCCTTGGATTGtcctttctttcctttcttcaacAATCGGTCTCAACTGAG AAACTGGTGAATGATGGAGAGTGTGATGAAGAATTGGAAAGTGATGAAGAGCGTGACGAAGAATTGGAAAGTGATGAAGAGAGTGATGAAGAATTGGAAACTGATGATGAGAGTGTCGAAGAATTGGAAAGTGATGAAGAGAACCACCAAGAAGAATTGGAGAGTGATGAAAAGAATGAGGAATAA
- the LOC120665739 gene encoding putative disease resistance protein RGA3 isoform X1, producing MWRRCRRLAMKMSCFTPPGEPSSVRHGFSTQCTPVHYGTRSRSSSLGATSSAAAARAISTAKGPHVQDSEEDEDEEEEEEEQEDSYGKQFEIGPSLLQDAPPAMELEEVSFQFLEEITDGFSEERRLGEGAFGVVYKGVTKNGGVVAVKKLKYPDVDPEYMQFKNEFDHLKKLRHPNIVQILGYCYETQKKPFIMDDRTKVTTEEIYAALCLEYLDNGSLQKHLSDKFCELDWHTRFKIIKGTCEGLKYIHDKLEEPIYHLDIKPANILLDKDMVPKIADFGLSRIIGKEQICKAKDRYGTPGYQPPEHIETGEISRKFDIFSLGIVIIKIVSGPEGYAIYLDGMSTDEFNKDEFINQVRKDWRNRLQATYRDDFSIEAYCHQVEACTQIAVNCVEKDKQKRPDILKITEMLNEIEIDVGQLRRKRCHITVSAAISHTKNMRKESEDITGEHKNVNLMTGPSCSELLEFVHAPEKHIVGRTEEKLEFVHAPEKNIVGRTEEKVEFVHAPEKRIVGRTEEKVKIMASLVEGVSRKITILPIYGMGGIGKTTFARLIYDDSKFDYYSKVWVNVSQRFDLNTILKTINSQLSGKESPSNKRSLSELLSDKNILIVLDDLWEDNQFMLKELKDKLYHDKSNITILVTTRSERVAEIMCTNLQPYKILPLTDEMCWDIIKQRSGFEDRDDKEQLMGIGREIAQKCGGMPLAALSLGFTLRSMNFDLWMKVNDSDIWNESFSNELSVPNPVLPSLKLSYSHISSPCLKQCFIYCSTFPKGHEMLKDDLIYQWISLDFIKPTKLHSNIELGEKYIVQLLGLSFLSFLQQSVSTENSSAYPEQGKLFTMHDLVHDLAISLFDNQILDQSKQGNNSGSSCQYALLTDCSKALEVCLTPRARLIRLSFLDNSRSKLSDAAFTASSMRVADISESSVQTLPDYSTGKWKQLRYLNAPGIPDRMVPESITTLTKLIYLNLQGSAIIALPESIGEMECLTHLDLSACERLQQLPDSFRNLEKLVHLNFSNCYHVKGVPDVLKGLTNLQYLNLSQCSLGAFNCRLRGLQDVIGNLTRLRYLNVSNSLHDIPVDGINSILRSICTFSNLQHLVLSANFNIFCIPETVGKLTKLHTLDLRFCSNLRRLPASISEIDSLKFLDVTDCDMLDKSKLPRFSKCSVFLPHFFVHAGDGKPSSNLVELKDENPPKLEISGLENVKSVEEAQMIKLVEKTTTRELQLEWTKDAKRSAEDIDVLREFVPASTLEVFTLHGYNSVSFPTWVIRIAINLPLIRTIELNDLPWCRTLPPLGQLQNLLSLFIIQMGSIRKIDEDLCGGARAFPKLHWLGIERMENLEEWNTTYSHSEDGSGVLVFPKKMEMYIVDCPKLKLRPRPPAGFSDWVIKGSDNVLSSWGEEEHCQVTELFVRNSKVPLHQWRVLYHLPALSILRILECRDLTCSSLDILRGHPTLKILTVEDSESIAGLLDGLETLTSLEKLEIISCTGAKALPEGITQLTNLLCLKIKKCPELVQWCKSEENSMKLAHIKKIKLVNDGECDEELESDEERDEELESDEESDEELETDDESVEELESDEENHQEELESDEKNEE from the exons ATGTGGAGGAGATGCCGCCGCTTGGCAATGAAGATGAGCTGCTTCACACCTCCAGGCGAGCCTTCGTCGGTACGCCATGGCTTCTCCACACAGTGCACTCCCGTGCACTATGGGACTAGGTCCCGTAGTTCCTCTTTGGGGGCAACATCTTCCGCGGCTGCTGCACGAGCTATCTCCACAGCCAAAGGCCCACATGTGCAAGATTCcgaggaggatgaggacgaggaggaggaggaagaggagcaggaGGATTCTTATGGCAAACAGTTTGAAATTGGGCCGTCGCTGCTTCAGGATGCCCCTCCAGCTATGGAGCTAGAGGAAGTATCATTTCAATTCTTAGAAGAAATTACGGATGGTTTTTCTGAGGAGCGGAGACTTGGTGAAGGAGCATTTGGAGTTGTTTACAAG GGAGTGACTAAAAACGGTGGTGTTGTTGCTGTGAAGAAACTGAAGTATCCTGATGTCGATCCGGAATATATGCAGTTCAAAAATGAGTTTGACCACCTCAAGAAACTTAGGCATCCGAACATTGTACAGATTCTTGGCTATTGCTACGAAACACAGAAAAAACCTTTTATCATGGATGACCGAACTAAGGTGACCACTGAGGAGATATATGCAGCACTCTGCTTGGAGTATTTGGACAATGGGAGCCTTCAAAAGCATCTTTCTG ACAAGTTTTGTGAACTTGACTGGCACACAAGGTTCAAAATAATTAAGGGGACTTGTGAGGGTCTAAAGTATATTCATGACAAGCTGGAAGAACCTATTTACCACCTGGACATAAAACCTGCCAACATATTGCTCGATAAGGACATGGTGCCAAAGATTGCTGATTTTGGTTTGTCAAGGATCATTGGTAAAGAACAAATATGTAAGGCAAAAGATCGATATGGAACACC TGGTTACCAGCCACCGGAACACATCGAGACAGGTGAAATCTCCAGAAAGTTTGACATATTCAGCTTGGGTATAGTAATTATAAAGATAGTGTCAGGACCTGAAGGCTACGCCATATATCTGGACGGCATGTCTACGGATGAGTTTAATAAGGATGAGTTTATTAATCAA GTCCGAAAAGATTGGAGGAATAGGTTGCAGGCAACTTATAGAGATGATTTTTCGATTGAAGCATATTGCCACCAAGTAGAGGCATGCACTCAGATAGCGGTGAACTGTGTGGAGAAAGATAAGCAGAAAAGGCCAGATATATTGAAGATCACTGAAATGCTGAATGAGATTGAAATTGATGTTGGCCAG CTTCGCCGTAAAAGATGTCACATAACAGTTTCTGCAGCGATCTCGCATACCAAAAATATGCGAAAGGAATCAGAGGATATCACAGGTGAACACAAGAATGTTAATTTGATGACAGGACCTAGTTGCAGTGAACTACTGGAATTTGTTCATGCACCAGAAAAGCACATTGTAGGGAGGACAGAAGAGAAATTGGAATTTGTTCATGCACCAGAAAAGAACATTGTAGGGAGGACAGAAGAGAAAGTGGAATTTGTTCATGCACCAGAAAAGCGCATTGTAGGGAGGACAGAAGAGAAAGTGAAAATTATGGCTTCTTTAGTTGAGGGCGTGTCAAGGAAGATAACAATCCTTCCTATATATGGTATGGGAGGAATTGGTAAGACAACTTTTGCAAGACTAATTTACGATGATTCAAAGTTTGATTATTATTCTAAAGTATGGGTCAATGTGTCCCAGAGATTTGACCTGAATACAATTCTTAAGACTATAAATTCACAGCTATCTGGAAAAGAAAGCCCGTCTAATAAAAGAAGCCTCTCAGAGCTACTTTCAGATAAGAATATTTTGATTGTTTTAGATGACCTATGGGAGGACAATCAGTTCATGCTGAAAGAGTTGAAGGATAAACTATATCATGATAAGAGCAACATAACTATTTTGGTAACAACACGCAGCGAACGTGTTGCGGAGATAATGTGTACTAACCTTCAACCATACAAGATATTACCATTGACAGATGAAATGTGCTGGGATATAATTAAACAAAGAAGTGGTTTTGAAGATAGAGACGACAAAGAACAGTTGATGGGTATAGGACGGGAGATTGCCCAGAAGTGTGGTGGTATGCCTTTAGCAGCTCTATCTCTTGGCTTCACTTTACGGTCCATGAATTTTGATCTATGGATGAAAGTGAATGACAGTGATATCTGGAATGAATCTTTTTCGAATGAGCTCTCTGTGCCAAATCCTGTTCTTCCATCTTTGAAGTTAAGTTATAGCCATATATCGTCCCCATGCTTAAAGCAATGCTTTATCTACTGTTCAACATTTCCAAAAGGTCACGAGATGCTCAAAGATGATCTAATTTACCAATGGATTTCTTTGGATTTCATCAAGCCAACAAAGCTACACTCCAATATCGAGCTTGGTGAAAAGTATATTGTGCAGCTCCTTGGATTGtcctttctttcctttcttcaacAATCGGTCTCAACTGAG AATTCTAGTGCGTACCCTGAACAAGGCAAATTGTTTACCATGCACGATCTGGTGCATGACTTGGCAATTTCACTCTTTGACAATCAAATTCTGGATCAGAGCAAACAAGGCAACAATAGTGGAAGCAGTTGTCAATATGCGCTGCTCACTGATTGTAGCAAGGCGCTGGAGGTGTGCTTGACTCCTCGTGCAAGGCTAATAAGACTGAGTTTTCTGGATAATTCCAGAAGCAAATTAAGCGATGCTGCATTTACTGCTAGTTCCATGCGAGTAGCTGATATCAGCGAGTCTTCCGTACAGACGTTGCCAGATTATTCTACCGGTAAATGGAAGCAGTTGAGATATCTTAATGCTCCTGGGATCCCGGATCGAATGGTTCCTGAAAGTATTACAACGCTCACGAAGTTGATTTATCTCAATCTTCAGGGATCTGCTATCATAGCACTACCAGAGTCCATTGGAGAAATGGAATGTCTGACGCATCTTGATTTATCAGCCTGTGAAAGATTACAACAATTGCCAGACTCATTTAGGAATCTGGAAAAACTGGTGCATCTGAATTTCTCCAATTGCTATCATGTTAAAGGTGTACCGGATGTTTTGAAAGGCCTTACAAATCTCCAATACTTGAATTTATCTCAATGCTCCCTTGGAGCTTTTAATTGCCGACTCAGAGGGCTACAGGACGTCATTGGTAATCTCACTAGACTGCGCTATTTAAATGTCAGTAATTCCCTTCATGACATTCCAGTGGACGGAATCAATAGTATCCTGAGATCGATCTGTACCTTTTCCAATCTACAACATCTGGTTTTGTCTGCAAATTTTAATATTTTCTGCATACCTGAAACTGTTGGGAAGCTCACGAAGCTACATACACTGGACCTTAGATTTTGCTCCAACCTACGCAGGCTTCCTGCAAGTATATCTGAAATTGACAGCCTCAAGTTTCTAGATGTCACCGATTGCGACATGCTAGATAAATCTAAGTTACCTCGGTTCAGCAAATGCTCAGTGTTTCTTCCACACTTTTTTGTCCATGCTGGTGATGGTAAACCTAGCAGCAACCTTGTTGAACTCAAGGATGAAAATCCTCCTAAGTTGGAGATAAGCGGGCTTGAAAACGTGAAGTCCGTAGAAGAGGCACAGATGATAAAGCTTGTCGAAAAAACTACCACACGGGAACTGCAACTTGAGTGGACCAAAGATGCGAAGAGATCAGCGGAGGACATAGATGTGCTAAGAGAATTTGTGCCAGCAAGCACTTTAGAGGTATTCACTCTACATGGTTACAACAGCGTAAGTTTTCCCACCTGGGTGATCCGCATTGCTATCAACCTACCCCTAATTCGCACTATTGAACTGAACGATTTGCCCTGGTGCCGCACACTACCACCACTAGGTCAACTACAGAACCTTCTTAGCCTGTTTATTATACAAATGGGCAGCATTAGGAAGATTGACGAGGACCTGTGTGGCGGTGCGAGAGCATTTCCAAAACTGCATTGGTTAGGCATAGAGAGAATGGAAAACCTGGAAGAGTGGAACACGACATACTCCCATAGTGAAGATGGCTCAGGTGTGCTCGTATTTCCTAAAAAAATGGAAATGTATATAGTGGACTGCCCCAAGCTGAAGCTGAGACCTCGTCCGCCTGCTGGTTTCTCTGACTGGGTCATAAAGGGTAGTGATAATGTACTGTCGTCTTGGGGAGAGGAGGAGCACTGTCAAGTAACAGAGCTTTTTGTCAGGAACAGCAAGGTTCCTCTCCATCAGTGGAGGGTTCTCTACCACCTCCCTGCGCTCAGTATATTAAGGATTTTAGAGTGTAGGGATCTGACATGCAGCTCACTGGATATCCTTCGAGGTCACCCAACCCTAAAGATTTTGACCGTGGAAGACAGTGAAAGCATTGCAGGGCTGCTGGATGGGTTGGAAACACTAACCTCTCTCGAAAAACTTGAGATAATCAGTTGCACCGGCGCCAAGGCTTTGCCAGAGGGAATAACGCAACTTACCAACCTCCTATGTTTGAAAATCAAGAAATGCCCAGAACTCGTTCAGTGGTGTAAATCAGAGGAGAACAGTATGAAGCTGGCTCACATCAAGAAAATA AAACTGGTGAATGATGGAGAGTGTGATGAAGAATTGGAAAGTGATGAAGAGCGTGACGAAGAATTGGAAAGTGATGAAGAGAGTGATGAAGAATTGGAAACTGATGATGAGAGTGTCGAAGAATTGGAAAGTGATGAAGAGAACCACCAAGAAGAATTGGAGAGTGATGAAAAGAATGAGGAATAA
- the LOC120665739 gene encoding uncharacterized protein LOC120665739 isoform X2, whose product MWRRCRRLAMKMSCFTPPGEPSSVRHGFSTQCTPVHYGTRSRSSSLGATSSAAAARAISTAKGPHVQDSEEDEDEEEEEEEQEDSYGKQFEIGPSLLQDAPPAMELEEVSFQFLEEITDGFSEERRLGEGAFGVVYKGVTKNGGVVAVKKLKYPDVDPEYMQFKNEFDHLKKLRHPNIVQILGYCYETQKKPFIMDDRTKVTTEEIYAALCLEYLDNGSLQKHLSDKFCELDWHTRFKIIKGTCEGLKYIHDKLEEPIYHLDIKPANILLDKDMVPKIADFGLSRIIGKEQICKAKDRYGTPGYQPPEHIETGEISRKFDIFSLGIVIIKIVSGPEGYAIYLDGMSTDEFNKDEFINQVRKDWRNRLQATYRDDFSIEAYCHQVEACTQIAVNCVEKDKQKRPDILKITEMLNEIEIDVGQNSSAYPEQGKLFTMHDLVHDLAISLFDNQILDQSKQGNNSGSSCQYALLTDCSKALEVCLTPRARLIRLSFLDNSRSKLSDAAFTASSMRVADISESSVQTLPDYSTGKWKQLRYLNAPGIPDRMVPESITTLTKLIYLNLQGSAIIALPESIGEMECLTHLDLSACERLQQLPDSFRNLEKLVHLNFSNCYHVKGVPDVLKGLTNLQYLNLSQCSLGAFNCRLRGLQDVIGNLTRLRYLNVSNSLHDIPVDGINSILRSICTFSNLQHLVLSANFNIFCIPETVGKLTKLHTLDLRFCSNLRRLPASISEIDSLKFLDVTDCDMLDKSKLPRFSKCSVFLPHFFVHAGDGKPSSNLVELKDENPPKLEISGLENVKSVEEAQMIKLVEKTTTRELQLEWTKDAKRSAEDIDVLREFVPASTLEVFTLHGYNSVSFPTWVIRIAINLPLIRTIELNDLPWCRTLPPLGQLQNLLSLFIIQMGSIRKIDEDLCGGARAFPKLHWLGIERMENLEEWNTTYSHSEDGSGVLVFPKKMEMYIVDCPKLKLRPRPPAGFSDWVIKGSDNVLSSWGEEEHCQVTELFVRNSKVPLHQWRVLYHLPALSILRILECRDLTCSSLDILRGHPTLKILTVEDSESIAGLLDGLETLTSLEKLEIISCTGAKALPEGITQLTNLLCLKIKKCPELVQWCKSEENSMKLAHIKKIKLVNDGECDEELESDEERDEELESDEESDEELETDDESVEELESDEENHQEELESDEKNEE is encoded by the exons ATGTGGAGGAGATGCCGCCGCTTGGCAATGAAGATGAGCTGCTTCACACCTCCAGGCGAGCCTTCGTCGGTACGCCATGGCTTCTCCACACAGTGCACTCCCGTGCACTATGGGACTAGGTCCCGTAGTTCCTCTTTGGGGGCAACATCTTCCGCGGCTGCTGCACGAGCTATCTCCACAGCCAAAGGCCCACATGTGCAAGATTCcgaggaggatgaggacgaggaggaggaggaagaggagcaggaGGATTCTTATGGCAAACAGTTTGAAATTGGGCCGTCGCTGCTTCAGGATGCCCCTCCAGCTATGGAGCTAGAGGAAGTATCATTTCAATTCTTAGAAGAAATTACGGATGGTTTTTCTGAGGAGCGGAGACTTGGTGAAGGAGCATTTGGAGTTGTTTACAAG GGAGTGACTAAAAACGGTGGTGTTGTTGCTGTGAAGAAACTGAAGTATCCTGATGTCGATCCGGAATATATGCAGTTCAAAAATGAGTTTGACCACCTCAAGAAACTTAGGCATCCGAACATTGTACAGATTCTTGGCTATTGCTACGAAACACAGAAAAAACCTTTTATCATGGATGACCGAACTAAGGTGACCACTGAGGAGATATATGCAGCACTCTGCTTGGAGTATTTGGACAATGGGAGCCTTCAAAAGCATCTTTCTG ACAAGTTTTGTGAACTTGACTGGCACACAAGGTTCAAAATAATTAAGGGGACTTGTGAGGGTCTAAAGTATATTCATGACAAGCTGGAAGAACCTATTTACCACCTGGACATAAAACCTGCCAACATATTGCTCGATAAGGACATGGTGCCAAAGATTGCTGATTTTGGTTTGTCAAGGATCATTGGTAAAGAACAAATATGTAAGGCAAAAGATCGATATGGAACACC TGGTTACCAGCCACCGGAACACATCGAGACAGGTGAAATCTCCAGAAAGTTTGACATATTCAGCTTGGGTATAGTAATTATAAAGATAGTGTCAGGACCTGAAGGCTACGCCATATATCTGGACGGCATGTCTACGGATGAGTTTAATAAGGATGAGTTTATTAATCAA GTCCGAAAAGATTGGAGGAATAGGTTGCAGGCAACTTATAGAGATGATTTTTCGATTGAAGCATATTGCCACCAAGTAGAGGCATGCACTCAGATAGCGGTGAACTGTGTGGAGAAAGATAAGCAGAAAAGGCCAGATATATTGAAGATCACTGAAATGCTGAATGAGATTGAAATTGATGTTGGCCAG AATTCTAGTGCGTACCCTGAACAAGGCAAATTGTTTACCATGCACGATCTGGTGCATGACTTGGCAATTTCACTCTTTGACAATCAAATTCTGGATCAGAGCAAACAAGGCAACAATAGTGGAAGCAGTTGTCAATATGCGCTGCTCACTGATTGTAGCAAGGCGCTGGAGGTGTGCTTGACTCCTCGTGCAAGGCTAATAAGACTGAGTTTTCTGGATAATTCCAGAAGCAAATTAAGCGATGCTGCATTTACTGCTAGTTCCATGCGAGTAGCTGATATCAGCGAGTCTTCCGTACAGACGTTGCCAGATTATTCTACCGGTAAATGGAAGCAGTTGAGATATCTTAATGCTCCTGGGATCCCGGATCGAATGGTTCCTGAAAGTATTACAACGCTCACGAAGTTGATTTATCTCAATCTTCAGGGATCTGCTATCATAGCACTACCAGAGTCCATTGGAGAAATGGAATGTCTGACGCATCTTGATTTATCAGCCTGTGAAAGATTACAACAATTGCCAGACTCATTTAGGAATCTGGAAAAACTGGTGCATCTGAATTTCTCCAATTGCTATCATGTTAAAGGTGTACCGGATGTTTTGAAAGGCCTTACAAATCTCCAATACTTGAATTTATCTCAATGCTCCCTTGGAGCTTTTAATTGCCGACTCAGAGGGCTACAGGACGTCATTGGTAATCTCACTAGACTGCGCTATTTAAATGTCAGTAATTCCCTTCATGACATTCCAGTGGACGGAATCAATAGTATCCTGAGATCGATCTGTACCTTTTCCAATCTACAACATCTGGTTTTGTCTGCAAATTTTAATATTTTCTGCATACCTGAAACTGTTGGGAAGCTCACGAAGCTACATACACTGGACCTTAGATTTTGCTCCAACCTACGCAGGCTTCCTGCAAGTATATCTGAAATTGACAGCCTCAAGTTTCTAGATGTCACCGATTGCGACATGCTAGATAAATCTAAGTTACCTCGGTTCAGCAAATGCTCAGTGTTTCTTCCACACTTTTTTGTCCATGCTGGTGATGGTAAACCTAGCAGCAACCTTGTTGAACTCAAGGATGAAAATCCTCCTAAGTTGGAGATAAGCGGGCTTGAAAACGTGAAGTCCGTAGAAGAGGCACAGATGATAAAGCTTGTCGAAAAAACTACCACACGGGAACTGCAACTTGAGTGGACCAAAGATGCGAAGAGATCAGCGGAGGACATAGATGTGCTAAGAGAATTTGTGCCAGCAAGCACTTTAGAGGTATTCACTCTACATGGTTACAACAGCGTAAGTTTTCCCACCTGGGTGATCCGCATTGCTATCAACCTACCCCTAATTCGCACTATTGAACTGAACGATTTGCCCTGGTGCCGCACACTACCACCACTAGGTCAACTACAGAACCTTCTTAGCCTGTTTATTATACAAATGGGCAGCATTAGGAAGATTGACGAGGACCTGTGTGGCGGTGCGAGAGCATTTCCAAAACTGCATTGGTTAGGCATAGAGAGAATGGAAAACCTGGAAGAGTGGAACACGACATACTCCCATAGTGAAGATGGCTCAGGTGTGCTCGTATTTCCTAAAAAAATGGAAATGTATATAGTGGACTGCCCCAAGCTGAAGCTGAGACCTCGTCCGCCTGCTGGTTTCTCTGACTGGGTCATAAAGGGTAGTGATAATGTACTGTCGTCTTGGGGAGAGGAGGAGCACTGTCAAGTAACAGAGCTTTTTGTCAGGAACAGCAAGGTTCCTCTCCATCAGTGGAGGGTTCTCTACCACCTCCCTGCGCTCAGTATATTAAGGATTTTAGAGTGTAGGGATCTGACATGCAGCTCACTGGATATCCTTCGAGGTCACCCAACCCTAAAGATTTTGACCGTGGAAGACAGTGAAAGCATTGCAGGGCTGCTGGATGGGTTGGAAACACTAACCTCTCTCGAAAAACTTGAGATAATCAGTTGCACCGGCGCCAAGGCTTTGCCAGAGGGAATAACGCAACTTACCAACCTCCTATGTTTGAAAATCAAGAAATGCCCAGAACTCGTTCAGTGGTGTAAATCAGAGGAGAACAGTATGAAGCTGGCTCACATCAAGAAAATA AAACTGGTGAATGATGGAGAGTGTGATGAAGAATTGGAAAGTGATGAAGAGCGTGACGAAGAATTGGAAAGTGATGAAGAGAGTGATGAAGAATTGGAAACTGATGATGAGAGTGTCGAAGAATTGGAAAGTGATGAAGAGAACCACCAAGAAGAATTGGAGAGTGATGAAAAGAATGAGGAATAA